The sequence CTGCCTCCAGCCCACCCTCTGAACAACATACCCATTGCCCCGCCCATTGACACACCTTTTTCAATAGACTCACAAAACTATTCTACTCTAACTGTTCCTACGGCTACTTCGATTCCACTAAATGACAAATACAAGTTGGACCACTCCACGAGATCCTCCACGAGATCAGCTACTAACAATCAGAACTCCACAAACAAACAGCTGCCCGGTGGTAATACGAAAAAAAAGAAGGGGAAAATTAACCCATTCCAAAAACCAGTGCCTAAAAACAACAGCAACAGCACGAGTTTTGATGACCTACTCCAGTCCTTCCGGCAGACATCACAGGTCACAAACCCTGCACCTCGTGTGGTTAGCAACACACAACAGACATCACAGGTCAAGAACCCTACACCTCGTGTAGTTAGTAACATGCGCCAGCCATCACAGGTCACAAACCCTGCACCTCCTGCAGCTAGCAACACTCACCAGCACACTCTGAAACAAGATCGAAGAATCTCTGCCTCTGTTGAAGTGCCTCCCAGTAGTAAGAGACCTCGACTCACTTCCTCCACttcctccacctcctccactGTCAGCAGCACTCCTCTACTCTGCTCACAGCTACCACGGGCCACACCTGTACAAGCGTTACCAGGATACCAAGGGGATTCCCCTACGGACACGGCTACTTCAAAGGGGACTTTCCCTCCTTGCTATCGACTGAGATCGAGAAAAGTGGACTTTTTCGAGACGGTGAAGCGAAGAAAAAAGTCGAGCAGCTGCAGCGATGACAGCCTCTCCAATGAGACACCTGTGCGCGAGGTGAGTGGCTATTATTAGAGctattgtatgtacatgtaagcatgCCATTTGTTGTGAAGATTTTGGCAGCACTATAGAAGCCCAGCCTCTGtttatatcataattataattatacgtacatgtatagtactaGTTAGAGTAGCGGAAGTGACCTACTGTGTCATTGTATTAATTAAACCACTGCTTTTTATTGATTTATTTCAGGGTAATAGTGACTCTATCAGTGTGCCCCAGGGTATCCATGGCGACGCTATCCTCTCCGATGGTGAACTTAGCGAAAGTGAAGAGGAAAAAAGCAACCAAAAACCACCCCCTGTATCCATGATAACCAGAAAGAGACGTCATACGGACGGTGCTACTGGACAGGAGGAGGACCAGACACCCTCCAGCTCACCGCTGCAACTGCTAGCTCCTCCCACACTCCTACAATCAGACCTCTCTCACGTCAACTGTGGGTACGGGAAGAAAGAAACTGAAGTGTCTCAAACTAAGGCTGCAACCCAGACTCAGAGTGTTGATGATATATTCAGTACCAATCTTCCACTACTGGGGCAGTCAAAGTTGTCcctggccacacccactgtcaCGCCCATTCAACATAGTGGTCTGTCGATAGTCCAGCAACAACTTCCTGTGTGGCTGAACTGTCCCCTCCCACTTCCTGACTGGTTGGTGGCGGCGATGGTGGGCTTACCGGGGTTGATGAACAAGAGTCATGCCAATGTGGTCAATACTCCAAATGTGGGAgggaagaagaagaagaagcgTACATTTGTTGGTGAGTAGGCATGTGTTCTACAACTAGCTGTATGTTAGCACGCCTACATGGATTACCGTATtacgaatattttgcgggtgaaaaacctttacgaatgagccaaatcagcagaaaatttgaccctttgcgatctaactattgtgttctggcaaggatcgtgtgtatttactagcaataatttaggttttgcggattttattgttgcgaattgatcgaccatcacaaagttcgcaaatgtttgatgctcgcaaaacattctagtaatacggtatgcagTGTATATATGCGTACCGTACATGCACCTAGCTCTACTGTACCGTATTAGCTAGAAATGTCTATAGCCCAAAAAGTGAGTAAACGTGAAATATTATCTGCAAATGCTTATTAACCACGCCTAATTTAACAGTTGAAAGTTCAATTTgcagaaatattatccacAGAAGGTATTTTTACAGCTATTCGAATAATTTTTGGGCTGCaaaaatttctagctatactgtatTATGTTGGTGAGTGAGTGTTCTCTGTGAATATACCagactagtacatgtagctgatcGAGTCTATTGTATAACTGTATGTAACTATGCTAAcacagcagaggaggtacgacacgcatgCCTCGATTAGACTAATTACCTCTGCAATAACCTTGAGCGTGGGCGTAACTACGCCTTGATTATACGCCCACGCTCaatgttattgcagaggcaattagtctaatcgaggcacgcgtgtcgtacctcctctgctaacACAGTGTACCATTGTAgcactgtattattattatgtgtacagtGAGTGGTGTGATACAGTGATGACGTGCTGTGCTTGTTTCTCTTTCGTGTAGTTAAGGATCCCATACAGAGACAGAGCAGCCAAAAACCTTCTGCTTGTGAGCCACTCATACATACTTTATTATAGTGTATGCAACTGTCTTTGTGTCCCACTATCCCGGCCCACTCTTCCCCCTGTTTCTTCTCCAACTGTCTCCCCACTTTCTATCAAACATGATACACCACGTACTTAGCAGAGTACTGAATAGATGTACAATAATGTGCTTGTTCTTGATATTTGGCGAAGTTTGCACACTATCTGTTCACCttcgtatatatacatactggAATTCATGTGTATAAGTACTTCATTCtgcactgtacagtgtgtatgatTATAAGATCACTGCTGTGTGTCCCCTGCAGTCATTCTGGCTAATCTAGAGCGTCTGGTGTTGGGTCAGATCTACCTGTCCGCCATTATCCCCATGCTCTCTGATCTCAAGCACATCTCCTCATCCTCCGTCCTCATCAAAGCAATCATCGAGGTGTGTAcaataagtacatgtaaggAGACATAGCGTtgaatagagcatctttgaacagccataactttagcttcgttggtccaataacgttaatttttgaagcttagagagagtccattcagatgatgtgttagaAATGTTGGCCCTGTTTTTAATGTTCCAAATCTTTTCAAGATTTGAGCATACAATCTAaaccttctaagctttcagaaaatcaatcagaactctagttacagtaGGTACAGAGCCGGCTATAATGCAACACATGTGTGAACAGTATCTGCCTAAATTCTCTCATTGTAGACCAGAATTCATTTTTGAATCTTAACTtcacattatacatgtacactcctCCTCCAGTTTCTCCTCCACCATTACATGCCGTCAGTCGACGTAGTGGTAAAGCTGTACCACGACCAGTGTGACTCAGTCCGTACCTCCCCCCACGATTGTCAACCCCTCAACCCTTCATTCCCACCCGCCCTCCTCAAGCCAGAGTGTCAGCTGTTAGCTCTCTTTGTTCACTTGCCACGTATGAACAGCAATATGGCCACCTTCTTGTCTGAGCTGAGCACTGCATTATACCAGACCATTGTGACTCCTGGAATGAAATTTCATCAATTGGCAGCTGCCGTGTAAGTGCCGTAAAGTCAAAAAGAATTCCCCTTTTTTCCCTAGCCCCAGTGTTATGTGAGTACAATTTTTACAATGCTACTTTATATTATTAGTCAGTATAATTTATTTTGAAGGTCAAAAAACTTGAATCCATTTCTTTAGACTACTGTGGCTCCATTTTCTTTTCATTCGTACAGTCGATTGTTCACTGGAGTGTGTCGTCTCCAAGGTGACTCAGAGAGGGTGCTATTCATGTGCTTTGATCTAGTGAGGAAGCCCCTCCTTGTTAACGAGCTACTCGTCATCTCTGGAGTGGCAAGCGTTTGGCCACTGCCGTTAGCACGATACTCAGGACTGATAGTTCAATCTGATGGAATACCCGAGGTGAAGGAGCTTGAGAAGCAGACCCTGTGTTTCACCCTGGAGACAGTCATCATGACCATGGTTAAAGAGAAGGCCTCTAAACTCAACTCTTCAGTGAGTCTTGtttcataaaaattatgtatCCTTCTATGCTCATTAAAACAGTGTGTAACTACGCACATGTTCTATTACACGATTGcactgttgtactgtacatgtactcgtACTAAAGTGTCTGCAAGAAACTGCCTTGTATAGAATGTCTACAGTATGCCTTTACCCTCCTCATCCcgcccacatgcacacagctctcccctcacatgcacactctgtgtgggtgggtCCACGTGAGTGACAACACTGTTAACCTCCTCACTGAGAAactactgcacatgctcaataCTAGCTCTGCCGTGTACATCGACCAACCTCCCCCGCCCCCATCACCATGGAGACGGCCTCGGCCAAGTGTTCAAGCATTCCATATTGTTCACAGCCTCCGACTACTCTCATACTCTCGAGGATGGGTGTGGACTAACGACACTCTCATTAGAGCTCATCTTTGGCCGATTCTTAAGAAGTGGAATAGCAGcgaggggtcagaggtcaaggACGCAGCTGCAGTGTGCGTTGTACGCCTCATTGGTGAGTGCATCTCATGTGAACCAGTAGCTAAGACTTCAGAATTTATGTCCCCTAATCCTGACCTACATTGTATGTGTACTACATTTCCTTGTTGAAAGTCTGTTGCTTGTATTCAGTTTACTATTGTGTATCCACTGAGTCCCTTATACAGTTAGATccttcatgtacatgtagttgttgaAAGTCTGTTGCTTGTATTCAGTTTACCCCCTCCACACTTCATTACTGTATCAACTGAGTCCCTTATACAATGCAGTTGTAAGTTGATGGGTTGTTTTCTACATGAACTGTTCATTTGGTGTGATTGAGTGTCTGGCCGTTATATGTATTTGGCTTTTCTTTAGCATTACATGTAagagaggttccactgtagttgcCAGGATAtctagccccccccccccacacacacacacacacacacacacacacacgcacacacgtgGATAATCCCCACAAGTACATATACTCATGGTAATAAACTGTGAGCTGGCTACTTATTATGCTAGGCTATAGTTATAGTCACTTTCAATTTCTCTAAAAATCTGCAGGCTTTGTGTCGTCTCAAGGTGTGACAGCTGACCCTCTCTCCTCGTCCATATTACAGCTGCAACGAGTTCTGATTGCCCTACTCACAAAGTCCACTCCGGGAGGCTTCTCCGCTCTGCAGCTGGCTGCCGTAGACTCTTTGCTTGAACTTTGCCCCCCGGCTCACCCCCGAGCTGCCgaggcagtgggtgtggtcagggTGTGGCTGAATGGTCTGTGTAAACATGCAGTGAACAGTTTAGCGAAAGAGTTCAATGAACGATTATTAGTCTATCGTGTTGGCTCatgattttttttatttttatgatTGTGCTTCCTTTTGTTTGATTCTCTGTACCATAATTGTATTTTGCTTTTCCTCTGACTGGACTAAATGCAGACACAGTTAGTAATTCTCATGCGTGAAACCACATGTACATGGCATGTCCGATAGTAATGAGCATGCGTGAAACCACGTGGCATGTCTGTTATTAATGAGCATGCGTGAAACCACATGGCatgtcgtgtgtgtgtacgtgtgaggTGTCTGGACAAGAAATAACAATTATGCGTGTGTTGGCTCTAGTAAGTGGGGGGAAGGACAGCTGCTATAACATGATGAAGTGTGTGGCCGCTGGCCATGAAATTGTAGCTCTAGCCAATTTACAACCAGAGCAAGAACTTGGAGGTAGAGATAATTGGCGTATAATTCGCACATGTTTTGAGAATATTTACTTTAAGATGAGTTGGATATGACAATTGGCGTATAATTCGTACATGTTTTGAGAATATTTACTGAGTTGGATAGTTTGACAATTGGCGTATAATTTGCACATGTTTTGAGAATATTTACTTACAGATGAGTTGGATAGTTTCATGTTCCAGACTGTCGGGCACGAGGGCGTGTCACTCATAGCCGAGGCCATGGGGATTCCCCTGTACAGGACATTTACGAAGGGAAAGTCCCTAACAAGAGAGCTAGTGTACACGCCCACTAATGGCGATGAAGTGGAGGAATTGTACGAGCTgcttgtgagggtgtgtgaagAGTGTGGAGGTGTGGAGGGTGTATCGAGTGGAGCTATACTCTCAGACTACCAACGACTACGTGTGGAGAATGTGTGAGCTTTGTATCATAATTGTAATGATGAGATTGACAGCTAGCACTGCAGGTATGTGTGCTAATAGGCAACAAGCCATGCAGAGCTTTGGTCTCTAATAGCAGTTGCATGTTTTAACTTGTCCTGGCTTAGCACAATTGAAGTGTATGGTATCGTgctaataaaataattatgattgatcTGGAGAGCCAATTTTCAGTTTACTGTATCATGACTGTCTATCTCATCACACCAGGTGCTCTCGTCTAGGTCTGGTGAGCCTCTCCTACCTGTGGCGTAGGAACCAGGAGCAGCTGCTCAGGGAGATGATTGATAACGGCGTGCAGGCTATAGTCATCAAGGTAGCCTCTATGGGTGAGGGAATATTGGTCTCAAAGTCAACCCATTCTTTTAAATTCACTTACAATTTGTATTAGGATTGTATCCAGACAAGCATCTTGGGCGGACCATTAAAGACTTGTACTCTGACCTTTGTGAGCTGGTATGTCTCGTATACGGTATGGTTGGCATGTTGTTTTGGCATTAAACAATGTTATAACAAATGTCAATCATGTAGGCCGATTTACTTATTCATTACCATACAAGCGATATCTGTACGTACcaattataataactatataTCTATTATGAGGTCGAGTGCACAGAACCGTCGCTATGGGGTCAacgtgtgtggggagggaggaGAGTACGAGACATTCACTCTGGACTGCCCCCTCTACAAGAAGAGAATTAATTTGTGAGAGAGCCCCCTAATAATTAACTACTAAATCTCCATGCTTGTCGGTGATACCTGGGTTGTTGTGGGCAGGAGTTTTCACATTCGTCTATTAGCATAGACATTACAAAGTCACCCAGAGTAGGAATGTTAATTTGCTTCAAAGGAAACGTATTCCATCCTTAAATCAAATTAGTCACTGTGTATGCATTATGCTGTCACGACTAAATAGTTTCACACAGTACAAAGCCAAAGCAACCCTCTAAGAGATACGTGGTACTACTAACCATGTGTCACTAAAGCCATATTGCATACAGGTTGGCTTCTGAGGTGGTAGTCACGACCTCTGACCCCTACGCTCCAGTGGGCTACCTCAAACTAACACAGCTGGCTCTTGAGACCAAAGAGCACACAGTGAGTGTAACCACAGCGTGATGCCTACTTGCATAATATGAGACTGTATATTTATTATTTTTCATCTCTAGCCATTTTCTCTGACATCTTCCACCAAGGTCAGTCACATGATCTACGATACCGTCACATGACCTTACGGCCCCATGTGCTCTACAGATGTGCCTAGCGTCCCCCCCTCTTCCGTCTCTGAGTCTGAGTGGGGAGCGACAATCACAATGTGTGTAGAGTACAACTCATTAGAACTAGCACTCTGTGTACACATCATAGTAGTAGTCTGTATCGATCATGTTACATCACTGTATCAGTATGTAATTGGCCAGTGCATACCCTACAAGAATATAATTAGCTAACAtcgttattattatatattcaTCTGGTGTTGTAGTGTAATGTGAGTAGACACATTTTTTGGCTGTTATTATGTTAATGACAATTGCTAAATGTGCACACAGGTCTCCAGGATGGTTGTCGTGTCTGGCTGGCCTTGGATGGTGACCCCTGTGAACCCTCGACTGCCGTCCAATCTGAACGTCTGTTTGAGGGGGCGTGCTCAcgactgtgtgcatgtgggtgtgAGTGGCGTGATGCTGTGCTTGTGTACCTCTACTTGTCTGAGATGACCGACTACCCATGTGTCAACAGTGTGTACAAGCGGCACTTCAGTAGCGAACCACctgcaaggtgtgtgtgtgtgatgtgtgagggtgtgagggcaAGTAGAGCCAGAGACAAATCATgcgaacaaaattaatatctacTTCATATTTTAATACATTGATAATGGCCAACTTCTGTAGGGTGTGTGTTTCCTCGTCCCTGCCTGAGGGTGTTCTGGTGAGGCTAGAGGTGGTGGTGTGGAGGTGTGATAGTGGGCGGAgctccatgcatgtacagtctcACTCAGAGTGGGCCCCCGCTAATATTGGCCCATACAGTCAGTCCTACACAGTGAGTATGCAGGGTCTGCCCACACTTGTCATCTCTCGGGGTTTAGAACCACCACTCTTAACGACCAATTTGACTACTAGTCGTGCTATTTGCtaaattgctataattatattgtcaGCTAGAAAGTAGCTACCAAGCCCTGCTGCAcagtacattacatgtactttttaTGTTCCTCTTTTTCTATGCTGTAGGTTTCCGATGTTGTATTTGGTGCTGGACAGATTGGATTAGAGCCCTCGTCTATGACATTGGCCCCGCCCCTTTCTCAGGCCACCCTCTCTCTGACTCATGTGCAGAGCGTCCTGGAGTCATGTGACTCTCACCTAACCTCGGCACTGTGTGGGATGTGCTATTATACAAGCCACGAGGCCAGATGGAGTGCAAGGCAATCATGGCGGGAGgtatgtggtgtgggcgtgtctAGTCATGagggtatgtggtgtgtgcacgTCTAGTCTGTGTGGGgtatgtggtgtgggcgtgtctAGTCTGTGTGGggtatgtggtgtgggtgtgtggggtgtgtatTGGTAGTGTGTGGATTATTGCTAGGATTCTGTTATTATTCTTCCAATTGTTGCAATTATATTTTGTATTTGATGTCTCCCTCTCCTGACTACCTCTTTATATGATATGCTTGTTATTGCGTGTGTACGTGAAGCTATGTGTGCCGTGTATTTATGTGTTTTCGTTTTGGAATGAGTTCCCTAATTTGTTGACAGTAATCCAAGCTCTCTTCCATGGAAATAAATTATGACAACATCATGTATGATCCTGGATGTCACCACCATCAGTTGTACtgagtgtgtactgtacacttgATTGAATAGTATGTTGGAATGTGATGACTTATTTAAATATTGTATGGCTGTGTGTGAGAAACATGATTGGATTGCCCTATGATTAGTATATGATCAATTATGTTTGTTGGTCATAATAGTTCCTGTAGCGTGAACACAATTTGTCTGATATGTTAGACAAATTTAGACAAGGGTCTtctagtattgtattgtacacacTGGCTGTTTCTATAATTGGTTGTGCCTCTCCCTAATATATTGCCCTTTGTTTGATTTTGCTTGCCATGCAATAAACTTTATGACTTCTTAGAATGTCTTTGAATCAATTTGTAGGATTGCTCAGGTGATCCCACATCTTCTCAATGTACCACATAATGCACTTCAAGGTGTTTGGTGGATTacccacatgtacatgtggcaTGTTTCCTCATACCAAACactagtttataattataatgcttccCCCCCCACCCTCCAGGCCTCCAGAGTTCTTGGCATGTCTCCCGACTGTCCCCTACTCTTCTTGCACGTACTAGACCTGCCCAGGGGGTCCTGTGTCGAGTGGCACTTTGTAGCTGTCAAGACCCCCTCCCGAGTCACATGTAAGTGGAAATGCACATGTGTACGTATGAGAAACAATTTCTTGTGTGGCTTTGCTTGTTTGAATTTGGGTGCTTTTCATCTCCTTATGATTTCTGATTAGCATACCTGATATGTTAATGTTGTTGCTGGCTTGTGAGGGTTCTGTGTAAATGCGTACAAGCCAAAGAGACTGTATTGTCAGTGCAATAAACCCCCTACCACTGTTACCTTGATCACCTGAGTGCTGATTGTGG is a genomic window of Halichondria panicea chromosome 15, odHalPani1.1, whole genome shotgun sequence containing:
- the LOC135349147 gene encoding mucin-4-like is translated as MSLNCGVTQASGGDSQPNSPTDMVSSMTQSQMKNFLTLKNKIIRTDDLIKRHKDVLSQLTETQTRLVSTEKGARGLKAELHVLHQEKRKLVASLTMLREEVASLGDSKREEEQLVQQLKAKLDILERKNKQYEKKAGNAQGLLDEKEKWKNMYQKLKREHKSYRSRTNSRKNSPMCPLVSPPYLSSSEELTPPTPSPPITFTVEETKKKTVVREELFVNESRCLGVEYSLEDYMVPIQMEHSPEDATEATKKKCAILKMPEFLLPPEKMPQPEVNTEKANVDSFNGDIHVNSPEDATEATKNKCAILNMPEFLLPPKKMSQPEVNTEKANVDSFDDDMVPKHSPEDAIEATKNKCALNMPEFLLPPKKILQLEVNTEKANVNSFVQDELVSAKDITDHAPIHVQDVMVAKRLEVTDPEHSITCPHICERLRSPTVAPPLSLSNQLFGDSDSDNALSVSDDSSDDERDDLAEMLESKTTTPKDNDITNKPASSINKKNFANITTVGSAADDEVSTSPMEDCNISISETNVNSIITSEVIVAEEEQMATGHVSSMTEGSNFIVPCVEVESVAADTLSSEDEMDVSFNEGSVFVLSPLPQSPIDMDAHDRSLDTPISPLPISPTNELPLSPLPQSPVQSHDDDEDMTLSPLPPSPIQSHNDNEDMTLSPLPPSPINFRLHSGVISPLPNSPVSAPGSKVITPLPASPVSVRRLTNLAPLNFADTAPCGVQAPTPCNVVVMVTSQSEEYRETTPTRSELVLSDGSPFSPPPLFIDSTKYCELVSSYCEETQNAAKATVTVDTLDLSASGDVDNGGYSSDSDKVPFIGPVLPPAHPLNNIPIAPPIDTPFSIDSQNYSTLTVPTATSIPLNDKYKLDHSTRSSTRSATNNQNSTNKQLPGGNTKKKKGKINPFQKPVPKNNSNSTSFDDLLQSFRQTSQVTNPAPRVVSNTQQTSQVKNPTPRVVSNMRQPSQVTNPAPPAASNTHQHTLKQDRRISASVEVPPSSKRPRLTSSTSSTSSTVSSTPLLCSQLPRATPVQALPGYQGDSPTDTATSKGTFPPCYRLRSRKVDFFETVKRRKKSSSCSDDSLSNETPVREGNSDSISVPQGIHGDAILSDGELSESEEEKSNQKPPPVSMITRKRRHTDGATGQEEDQTPSSSPLQLLAPPTLLQSDLSHVNCGYGKKETEVSQTKAATQTQSVDDIFSTNLPLLGQSKLSLATPTVTPIQHSGLSIVQQQLPVWLNCPLPLPDWLVAAMVGLPGLMNKSHANVVNTPNVGGKKKKKRTFVVKDPIQRQSSQKPSAFILANLERLVLGQIYLSAIIPMLSDLKHISSSSVLIKAIIEFLLHHYMPSVDVVVKLYHDQCDSVRTSPHDCQPLNPSFPPALLKPECQLLALFVHLPRMNSNMATFLSELSTALYQTIVTPGMKFHQLAAAVRLFTGVCRLQGDSERVLFMCFDLVRKPLLVNELLVISGVASVWPLPLARYSGLIVQSDGIPEVKELEKQTLCFTLETVIMTMVKEKASKLNSSLSPHMHTLCGWVHVSDNTVNLLTEKLLHMLNTSSAVYIDQPPPPPSPWRRPRPSVQAFHIVHSLRLLSYSRGWVWTNDTLIRAHLWPILKKWNSSEGSEVKDAAAVCVVRLIGFVSSQGVTADPLSSSILQLQRVLIALLTKSTPGGFSALQLAAVDSLLELCPPAHPRAAEAVGVVRVWLNGLCKHAVNSLAKEFNERLLVYRVGS
- the LOC135349151 gene encoding uncharacterized protein LOC135349151, with protein sequence MSCVCTCEVSGQEITIMRVLALVSGGKDSCYNMMKCVAAGHEIVALANLQPEQELGDELDSFMFQTVGHEGVSLIAEAMGIPLYRTFTKGKSLTRELVYTPTNGDEVEELYELLVRVCEECGGVEGVSSGAILSDYQRLRVENVCSRLGLVSLSYLWRRNQEQLLREMIDNGVQAIVIKVASMGLYPDKHLGRTIKDLYSDLCELNRRYGVNVCGEGGEYETFTLDCPLYKKRINLLASEVVVTTSDPYAPVGYLKLTQLALETKEHTPFSLTSSTKMCLASPPLPSLSLSGERQSQCLQDGCRVWLALDGDPCEPSTAVQSERLFEGACSRLCACGCEWRDAVLVYLYLSEMTDYPCVNSVYKRHFSSEPPARVCVSSSLPEGVLVRLEVVVWRCDSGRSSMHVQSHSEWAPANIGPYSQSYTVSDVVFGAGQIGLEPSSMTLAPPLSQATLSLTHVQSVLESCDSHLTSALCGMCYYTSHEARWSARQSWREASRVLGMSPDCPLLFLHVLDLPRGSCVEWHFVAVKTPSRVTYSCSKVSGEVMGGDATIRSAVDKDRKVGCWTLTTNIELFVPLDKVLKCCLSHMQAQLIKCQLSLSELSYLRVCLPQYALSATCVPEISKLCSGCVGGGEIPLSVVTTQGYLGHNNQLFVQACKFHVMV